The following proteins are encoded in a genomic region of Arachis stenosperma cultivar V10309 chromosome 4, arast.V10309.gnm1.PFL2, whole genome shotgun sequence:
- the LOC130974893 gene encoding uncharacterized protein LOC130974893: protein MSPYQLVYGKTCHLPIELEHKAYWAIRYLNLDSEAVGIKRMLQLNELDEFRYSAYENAKLYKERTKLLNDKRIAIRVFEPRQRVLQYNSRLKFFSGKLKSRWSRPFVVTRASPYGHVEIQEENSDRKFTVNVKRLKHYLGGEMNHQRSTHLLN, encoded by the coding sequence ATGTCCCCTTATCAGTTGGTTTATGGCAAAACCTGTCATCTGCCAATTGAGCTGGAGCACAAAGCTTACTGGGCAATCAGGTATTTGAATCTTGATTCAGAAGCTGTAGGAATTAAGCGAATGCTTCAGTTGAATGAGCTTGATGAATTCAGATATTCAGCTTATGAGAATGCCAAGCTCTATAAGGAGAGAACCAAGCTACTGAATGACAAGAGGATTGCcatcagagtctttgagccaagACAAAGAGTGCTTCAgtataattcaaggctcaaattcttTTCCGGGAAGCTGAAATCCCGGTGGTCAAGACCGTTTGTGGTTACCAGAGCTTCACCATATGGTCATGTGGAAATACAGGAAGAGAATTCTGACAGGAAATTTACAGTGAATGTCAAGAGGTTGAAGCACTATCTTGGAGGCGAGATGAATCACCAGAGGTCCACCCATCTGCTGAACTAG